The proteins below are encoded in one region of Candidatus Nanoarchaeia archaeon:
- a CDS encoding endonuclease/exonuclease/phosphatase family protein, whose amino-acid sequence MRVLTYNLKYLSGKSHARALIDIFHRRKIKKTIANDIASQLSNYDIVCLQEIGLSPKKRENHIRTLMRKAGFIHFTAGFNHKILHHRNSGNAILSKIEFINHGNVALNSHHFVHTKFGVPPIARGATYADLWIEGKLVRVITTHLGLTPYDRRSQMRRLSGFLKKSPKNVILTGDFNAFPRSDVLKQFIFENRLRPAVPFDAGPSYRYWVKMRIDYIFYRGDITCSEAGILPEKYSDHYPLMASFDFGAQ is encoded by the coding sequence ATGCGCGTGCTTACCTATAATCTCAAATATCTTTCCGGGAAGAGCCACGCCAGAGCCCTCATTGATATCTTCCACAGGAGAAAGATCAAGAAGACGATCGCAAACGACATCGCAAGCCAGCTCAGCAATTATGACATCGTCTGCCTGCAGGAAATCGGGCTTTCGCCAAAAAAGAGAGAGAATCATATCCGCACATTAATGAGGAAAGCAGGCTTCATCCATTTCACCGCCGGCTTCAACCATAAGATTCTTCACCACCGGAATTCAGGAAATGCTATCCTTAGCAAGATAGAATTCATCAACCACGGGAACGTTGCGCTTAACTCCCATCACTTTGTCCACACCAAGTTCGGGGTTCCGCCCATTGCAAGAGGAGCGACCTATGCAGATTTGTGGATTGAGGGGAAACTTGTGCGCGTCATCACTACCCATCTTGGGCTGACCCCCTATGACCGGAGATCCCAGATGAGGCGGCTGAGCGGATTTCTTAAAAAAAGCCCCAAGAATGTAATCCTGACAGGCGATTTCAACGCGTTTCCGCGGAGCGACGTTCTTAAACAGTTTATCTTTGAGAATCGGCTTCGCCCTGCTGTCCCTTTTGATGCAGGCCCCTCCTATAGGTACTGGGTTAAAATGCGGATTGATTATATCTTCTATCGGGGGGATATCACCTGCTCTGAGGCAGGGATCCTTCCGGAGAAATACTCAGACCATTACCCTCTGATGG
- a CDS encoding Zn-dependent hydrolase, producing MAQLIYVDSQLIERHISALAKIGCLGPNEGFTRAAWSDEESTAMNYIAAEGKAAGFQPWWDAIGNLFLTRAGSIEQILQIGSHLDTVPGGGNYDGAAGIAAGLEALKAVSSQQINAGLELVVWRGEESATFGAPYKGSKGAFGEPFVDSKGRRDILANEFCGVSLEKAMRTQGDDPQYLMANTPTLTPTHIENITGHIELHIEQGPVLENSGKDIGIVTAIRGNTRHWIDVEGEFNHSGTTPMKDRKDANTAIAHMIAEADKMAWNAEHYGNDITQTVGILNAERSRNETMGVYHNALTKVPGCGYFSLEIRSANWNFLQSYTGEVMQRIEQIAKEKNVKVNIIPISAEAPVTAFSSELQAIAERKADELGYASMYMQSGAGHDCAVVARQRLKSPIPTLLIFIPCRDGKSHCKEEYASPDAITKGANVLANTVYELAR from the coding sequence ATGGCCCAGCTCATTTACGTCGATAGCCAGTTGATTGAAAGACACATCAGCGCCCTAGCAAAGATAGGATGCCTTGGGCCTAACGAAGGTTTCACTCGTGCTGCATGGTCTGACGAGGAAAGCACTGCGATGAACTACATTGCAGCGGAAGGGAAGGCAGCTGGGTTTCAGCCGTGGTGGGACGCTATAGGGAATCTCTTTCTTACACGGGCTGGATCCATTGAACAGATCCTTCAGATCGGCTCCCACCTGGATACAGTTCCTGGCGGCGGGAATTACGACGGGGCTGCAGGCATTGCCGCAGGCCTGGAAGCGTTGAAAGCAGTCAGCTCACAGCAAATCAACGCTGGTCTTGAGCTTGTGGTTTGGAGAGGAGAAGAGTCAGCAACCTTTGGTGCTCCGTATAAAGGGAGCAAGGGAGCATTTGGAGAGCCGTTTGTTGATTCCAAAGGCAGGCGTGATATCTTAGCAAATGAATTTTGTGGCGTAAGTCTGGAAAAAGCCATGCGAACACAGGGCGATGACCCGCAATATTTAATGGCAAATACTCCAACACTCACTCCCACCCACATTGAAAACATTACTGGCCACATCGAACTCCATATCGAGCAAGGCCCGGTCCTTGAGAATAGTGGGAAGGATATTGGGATCGTTACAGCAATACGAGGCAACACAAGGCACTGGATCGATGTTGAGGGAGAGTTTAATCATTCCGGAACCACCCCCATGAAGGATAGGAAAGATGCAAATACTGCCATAGCTCATATGATTGCGGAAGCAGACAAGATGGCTTGGAACGCAGAGCACTACGGAAATGATATCACGCAGACAGTGGGAATCCTAAACGCCGAGAGGTCAAGGAATGAGACAATGGGTGTATATCACAATGCTTTGACAAAGGTGCCCGGATGCGGATATTTTTCATTGGAGATACGAAGTGCAAACTGGAATTTTCTGCAATCGTACACAGGAGAGGTTATGCAGCGGATTGAACAGATCGCAAAGGAAAAGAATGTGAAGGTTAACATCATCCCGATAAGCGCAGAAGCTCCAGTCACTGCATTCAGCAGCGAACTTCAGGCAATTGCAGAAAGAAAGGCAGATGAATTAGGTTATGCATCAATGTATATGCAGAGCGGAGCCGGTCATGACTGCGCTGTGGTTGCCCGACAGCGATTAAAAAGCCCGATACCAACACTGCTCATCTTTATTCCATGCAGAGATGGGAAAAGCCACTGCAAAGAGGAATACGCGTCTCCAGATGCCATAACAAAAGGCGCAAATGTTCTGGCAAATACTGTCTACGAATTAGCGCGATAA
- a CDS encoding TIM barrel protein, with product MKGLVFGTAGIPLATPERNTLNGISYLKKIGLGAMEIEFVRQVNIPKEKTSGIKKASQQNEILLTCHGQYFINLNSLEKEKREASIQRVLNAARIADLCGAFSLTFHSAYYMDLPADNVYLKVRESLKSITKKLKDEGHSIRISPETTGKGTQFGTVSELIRLAQEVEQVGICVDFSHLYSRSVGSFNTEADFKEALTEIEKGLGREALSSMHIHLSGMHYGPKGERNHLNMKDEDNHFTYKAVLQALKEFNAAGVVISESPNIEEDSLLMQKTYARLSR from the coding sequence GTGAAAGGGCTTGTTTTTGGCACTGCAGGAATTCCACTGGCAACTCCTGAGAGGAATACCCTCAATGGGATCTCGTATCTTAAAAAAATTGGCCTGGGAGCCATGGAGATTGAATTTGTGCGCCAAGTCAATATCCCAAAAGAGAAAACTTCCGGCATCAAGAAGGCTAGCCAGCAGAATGAAATCTTGCTGACCTGCCATGGCCAGTACTTCATTAATCTCAACTCATTGGAAAAAGAGAAGAGAGAAGCGTCAATACAACGTGTCTTGAATGCAGCGAGGATTGCTGACCTGTGCGGTGCATTCTCATTGACCTTCCATTCTGCATATTACATGGATCTTCCCGCAGACAATGTATACCTTAAGGTAAGGGAATCCTTAAAGAGCATAACAAAAAAACTAAAGGATGAGGGCCATAGCATCAGAATCAGCCCTGAGACAACAGGCAAGGGAACCCAGTTCGGAACTGTCTCAGAGCTTATCCGGCTTGCCCAAGAAGTCGAGCAGGTTGGCATCTGCGTAGATTTCTCCCATCTCTACAGTAGGTCTGTTGGCTCATTCAATACTGAGGCTGATTTCAAGGAAGCCCTGACTGAGATAGAAAAAGGACTTGGCAGGGAGGCTCTAAGCAGTATGCATATCCACCTGTCTGGCATGCATTATGGACCGAAGGGAGAACGGAACCATCTCAATATGAAAGACGAGGATAATCACTTCACTTACAAAGCAGTTCTCCAAGCATTAAAGGAATTCAACGCAGCAGGGGTTGTCATATCAGAGTCTCCGAATATCGAGGAGGACAGTCTGCTGATGCAGAAGACGTATGCCAGATTATCGCGCTAA
- a CDS encoding aminopeptidase: MNALLRKAARNAYQHSLSLQKGESVLVIYDKSKEEIANAFFAETTSFLARAEKVEIPLGDHDGQEPPDAVAERMKHFDVIVAATTTSLTHTAARKQASAKGARIATLPGITVSIMERLFDVDYQYLKNQVSPLYDLLKKAKEIIIKTEKGTSITLHVAKQPWEGLNSGIARKGEVCNLPDGELYCAPHQEGTSGIIVFDGSFAGIGRLAAPIRIRVKDGYATSVTGGEEAKKLAAGLKAVNDPNAYNIAELGIGTNGLARITGNILEDEKVKGTIHIALGNNTGFGGSIDVPIHVDGVVLQPTVFADNQKIMHRGVWVR, from the coding sequence ATGAATGCCCTACTCAGGAAGGCTGCCAGGAACGCTTACCAGCATTCCCTTAGCCTACAGAAGGGAGAGTCTGTCCTGGTTATCTATGACAAGAGCAAGGAGGAGATCGCAAACGCCTTTTTTGCAGAGACAACTTCCTTCTTAGCACGTGCAGAAAAAGTGGAGATACCTCTGGGCGATCACGACGGCCAGGAGCCGCCTGATGCGGTTGCAGAGCGGATGAAGCACTTTGATGTCATCGTTGCAGCAACTACCACTTCCCTGACGCATACAGCAGCCAGGAAGCAGGCATCAGCTAAGGGAGCGCGCATCGCCACATTGCCCGGCATCACTGTTTCAATCATGGAGCGGCTTTTTGACGTTGACTACCAGTATCTGAAAAATCAGGTATCCCCTTTATATGATCTCCTGAAAAAGGCAAAAGAAATCATAATCAAGACAGAAAAAGGAACAAGCATAACCCTTCATGTCGCAAAACAGCCCTGGGAAGGCCTCAATTCAGGGATTGCCAGAAAAGGAGAAGTCTGCAATCTTCCGGATGGCGAGCTTTATTGCGCTCCCCATCAGGAAGGCACATCAGGCATTATCGTTTTTGATGGATCCTTTGCAGGCATAGGAAGGCTTGCAGCTCCAATCAGAATACGTGTCAAGGATGGATACGCAACCTCAGTCACTGGAGGGGAAGAGGCAAAAAAGCTTGCTGCAGGCCTGAAGGCTGTCAATGATCCAAATGCCTATAACATCGCAGAGCTTGGCATCGGAACAAATGGGCTGGCAAGGATTACAGGGAATATCCTTGAGGATGAGAAGGTTAAGGGAACGATCCACATTGCATTAGGGAACAATACTGGTTTTGGCGGAAGCATCGATGTCCCAATCCATGTTGACGGTGTTGTCCTGCAGCCAACGGTGTTTGCAGACAATCAAAAGATTATGCATCGTGGAGTCTGGGTAAGGTGA